The following are encoded together in the Streptomyces sp. NBC_01465 genome:
- a CDS encoding carbohydrate ABC transporter permease, whose protein sequence is MTSDAAAGGALNQAPPAGNRSPRKSVTGTRKMFAVGFLLPALVLLGALVVYPIGFSVYRSFFDKSGNGFAGFDNYTSVFTDDTLQTAVVNNGIWLIAPVVATGIGLIFAVLTERIRWGTAFKLVVFMPMAISMLASGIIFRLVYEQDPDRGVANAVWVGVHDTFSESAGYPGAHPLPVAPLKAGGSGSFVTKQPVSAGTPVQLPLVGVLPVKMPSDAKPAKEPGAASGGGISGTAWLDFTKGGGGKPNTIDSTELGLKGLKIEAVKDGKVVATAKAAADGTFTLPAKAAGAQLRLPDSNFHEPYNGVDWLGPKVVTPAIMGSYIWMWTGFAMVLIAAGLAGIPRELQEQARVDGANEWQVFRRITVPLLSPVLGVVTITLMINVLKIFDLIFIIAPGSSQDDANVLALQLYRSSFGTDADLGVGSAIAVILLLLVIPIMIVNIRRMRKEARR, encoded by the coding sequence ATGACGTCGGACGCTGCGGCGGGCGGCGCGCTGAACCAGGCGCCCCCCGCCGGGAATCGCTCACCCCGTAAGAGCGTGACAGGCACACGCAAAATGTTCGCGGTCGGCTTCCTGCTGCCCGCGCTGGTGCTGCTCGGCGCGCTCGTGGTCTACCCGATCGGGTTCTCCGTCTACCGGTCCTTCTTCGACAAGTCCGGCAACGGCTTCGCGGGCTTCGACAACTACACGTCCGTCTTCACCGACGACACCCTCCAGACCGCCGTCGTCAACAACGGCATCTGGCTGATCGCCCCCGTCGTCGCCACCGGCATCGGCCTGATCTTCGCGGTCCTCACCGAACGGATCCGCTGGGGCACCGCGTTCAAGCTGGTCGTCTTCATGCCGATGGCCATCTCGATGCTCGCCTCGGGGATCATCTTCCGGCTGGTGTACGAGCAGGACCCGGACCGCGGCGTCGCCAACGCCGTCTGGGTGGGCGTCCACGACACGTTCTCCGAGTCGGCGGGCTACCCGGGCGCACACCCGCTCCCGGTGGCCCCGCTCAAGGCGGGCGGCAGCGGCTCCTTCGTCACGAAGCAGCCGGTGAGCGCCGGAACTCCCGTACAGCTGCCGCTGGTTGGCGTACTTCCGGTGAAAATGCCGTCCGACGCGAAGCCCGCGAAGGAGCCCGGGGCGGCCTCCGGCGGAGGGATCTCCGGCACCGCCTGGCTGGACTTCACCAAGGGCGGCGGCGGAAAGCCGAACACCATCGACTCCACCGAACTCGGCCTCAAGGGGCTGAAGATCGAGGCGGTCAAGGACGGCAAGGTGGTCGCCACGGCGAAGGCGGCGGCCGACGGCACGTTCACGCTCCCCGCGAAGGCGGCGGGCGCGCAGCTGCGGCTTCCGGACTCCAACTTCCACGAGCCGTACAACGGTGTCGACTGGCTGGGCCCGAAGGTCGTCACCCCGGCGATCATGGGCAGCTACATCTGGATGTGGACGGGCTTCGCGATGGTCCTCATCGCGGCCGGCCTGGCCGGCATCCCCCGCGAACTCCAGGAACAGGCGCGGGTGGACGGCGCGAACGAGTGGCAGGTCTTCCGCCGCATCACCGTCCCGCTGCTGAGCCCGGTCCTCGGCGTGGTCACCATCACCCTGATGATCAACGTCCTGAAGATCTTCGACCTGATCTTCATCATCGCGCCGGGATCGTCCCAGGACGACGCCAACGTCCTGGCCCTGCAGCTCTACCGCTCGTCCTTCGGTACGGATGCGGACCTGGGCGTCGGCAGCGCGATCGCCGTCATCCTGCTCCTCCTGGTCATCCCGATCATGATCGTGAACATCCGGCGCATGCGAAAAGAGGCCCGGCGATGA
- a CDS encoding carbohydrate ABC transporter permease, whose translation MTTQLQVVKAKQSLAARIAGRLGGGVMRIFLILIALIWLMPTVGLLFSSLRSPSDIAATGWWKVFSIPSQMNFDNYSNLLDNKVITDSLLSTVLITVPATLLVVIIGSLAGYAFAWMEFPGRDWWFLLVVGLLVVPVQVALVPVAKIFGHIGLFGTTLGVIIFHVAFGLPFAIFLLRNFFAEIPRELLEAARLDGAGEIRLFTRVVMPLGGPAIASLGIFQFLWVWNDMLVALIFADAKHPPITVALQQQVRQFGNNIDVLAPGAFVSMVIPLAVFFAFQRQFVSGVMAGAVK comes from the coding sequence ATGACCACGCAACTCCAGGTGGTGAAGGCGAAACAGTCCCTGGCGGCCAGGATCGCCGGGCGGCTCGGCGGCGGCGTCATGCGGATCTTCCTGATCCTGATCGCCCTGATCTGGCTGATGCCGACGGTCGGACTGCTCTTCTCCTCCCTCCGCTCGCCCTCCGACATCGCGGCGACGGGCTGGTGGAAGGTCTTCTCCATCCCGTCCCAGATGAACTTCGACAACTACTCCAACCTCCTCGACAACAAGGTCATCACCGACTCCCTCCTCTCCACCGTCCTGATCACGGTCCCGGCGACTCTGCTCGTCGTGATCATCGGCTCGCTCGCGGGCTACGCCTTCGCCTGGATGGAATTCCCGGGCAGGGACTGGTGGTTCCTGCTCGTGGTCGGCCTGCTCGTGGTCCCCGTCCAGGTCGCCCTGGTCCCGGTGGCGAAGATCTTCGGCCACATCGGTCTCTTCGGCACCACCCTCGGCGTGATCATCTTCCATGTCGCCTTCGGCCTGCCGTTCGCGATCTTCCTCCTGCGCAACTTCTTCGCCGAGATCCCGCGCGAACTCCTCGAAGCCGCCCGCCTGGACGGCGCGGGCGAGATCCGGCTCTTCACCCGGGTCGTCATGCCGCTCGGGGGACCCGCGATCGCCTCGCTCGGGATCTTCCAGTTCCTCTGGGTCTGGAACGACATGCTGGTCGCGCTGATCTTCGCGGACGCCAAACATCCACCGATCACGGTGGCGCTCCAGCAGCAGGTCCGTCAGTTCGGCAACAACATCGACGTGCTCGCGCCCGGCGCCTTCGTGTCGATGGTGATCCCGCTGGCCGTCTTCTTCGCGTTCCAGAGGCAGTTCGTCTCGGGCGTCATGGCAGGCGCGGTCAAGTAA
- a CDS encoding ABC transporter substrate-binding protein gives MAVLAAGSLVLAAGCGGSDKKSDDKGSNSPSAGASTGSGVTLPKLDGVSLTVAAVWTGAEQKNFVKVLDEFSKRTGAKVTFVPAQDPIVNFLGTKIAGGSPPDVAMMPQVGAVTQAAAKGWLKPAGPEAKAELTKNYSKVWQDLGAVKGTQYGVYYKAANKSLVWYNTKVFANAGASEPKTWADFMKTAETISASGVTPVSVGGADGWTLTDWFENIYLSQAGPEKYDQLAAHKIKWTDPSVKDALTTLGQLFGKPSLIAGGADGALQVEFPASVTQTFTGGDNPKGAMVFEGDFVQVNIGQTKAKVGTDAKVFPFPAVGAKSPVVTGGDAAVVLKDSKGAQALLTWLASTDAAKVAAESGGFISPNKGLDPAAYPNDIQRTIAKALIAAGDDIRFDMSDQAPQSFGGTPGKGEWKDLQDFLKNPKDIAGTQAKLEADAAKAYKS, from the coding sequence ATGGCAGTACTCGCGGCAGGGTCACTCGTCCTCGCCGCAGGCTGCGGGGGCAGCGACAAGAAGTCGGACGACAAGGGGTCCAACTCGCCCAGCGCGGGCGCCAGTACGGGGTCGGGGGTCACCCTCCCCAAGCTCGACGGCGTATCGCTCACGGTCGCCGCCGTCTGGACGGGCGCGGAGCAGAAGAACTTCGTCAAGGTGCTCGACGAGTTCTCCAAGCGCACCGGGGCGAAGGTCACCTTCGTCCCCGCGCAGGACCCGATCGTCAACTTCCTCGGTACGAAGATCGCGGGCGGCTCACCGCCCGACGTGGCGATGATGCCCCAGGTGGGCGCCGTCACCCAGGCCGCCGCCAAGGGCTGGCTCAAGCCGGCGGGCCCGGAGGCCAAGGCAGAGCTGACCAAGAACTACTCGAAGGTCTGGCAGGACCTCGGCGCGGTCAAGGGCACCCAGTACGGGGTGTACTACAAGGCCGCCAACAAGTCCCTGGTCTGGTACAACACCAAGGTCTTCGCCAACGCGGGCGCCAGCGAGCCCAAGACCTGGGCGGACTTCATGAAGACCGCCGAGACCATCTCCGCCTCCGGCGTCACGCCGGTCTCGGTCGGCGGCGCGGACGGCTGGACCCTGACGGACTGGTTCGAGAACATCTACCTCTCCCAGGCGGGCCCGGAGAAGTACGACCAGCTGGCCGCCCACAAGATCAAGTGGACCGACCCGTCCGTGAAGGACGCGCTGACGACCCTCGGCCAGCTCTTCGGCAAGCCGTCCCTGATCGCAGGCGGCGCCGACGGCGCGCTGCAGGTCGAGTTCCCGGCCTCCGTCACCCAGACGTTCACCGGCGGCGACAACCCCAAGGGCGCCATGGTGTTCGAGGGCGACTTCGTCCAGGTCAACATCGGCCAGACGAAGGCGAAGGTCGGCACCGACGCCAAGGTCTTCCCGTTCCCCGCCGTGGGCGCCAAGTCCCCGGTGGTGACCGGCGGTGACGCGGCCGTCGTACTGAAGGACTCCAAGGGCGCCCAGGCGCTGCTGACCTGGCTGGCCTCCACCGACGCGGCGAAGGTCGCGGCCGAGTCGGGCGGCTTCATCTCGCCCAACAAGGGCCTGGACCCGGCGGCGTACCCCAACGACATCCAGCGCACGATCGCCAAGGCGCTCATCGCGGCCGGTGACGACATCCGCTTCGACATGTCCGACCAGGCTCCCCAGTCGTTCGGCGGGACGCCGGGCAAGGGCGAGTGGAAGGACCTCCAGGACTTCCTGAAGAACCCGAAGGACATCGCGGGGACCCAGGCGAAGCTGGAGGCCGACGCGGCCAAGGCGTACAAGAGCTGA
- a CDS encoding FtsK/SpoIIIE domain-containing protein → MQIRLTVLVPRSGQPSTEVRSCDVLVTAPAGTALAAVASGLATAAAGADAGGSGAVVLYAGHRRLDLQRCALGEPPLVDGAVLSLQVPAEDDGTGAHGDEGAAQLHVVAGPDAGGVHLLHGGQIRIGRSADADVPLDDPDVSRLHCAITVGDDGRVTVADLGSTNGTTLDGAAVGGRPVRLAPGALLRIGESALRIASGAAGTAVVVPDGEGHLRFTGGGDDEEPGVDSASSAYGSGPVDGTSAYGAAAAPRDPDRARRETPPRGTQMPLRDDDIDEHARAGSESDGDYRDGESARGSGTGSGTGSGRRGGIGAWARRLAGGRPESVRESLPAERAEPAGPGGTFGASPVRAPDSWPDPAALLLTALGPGARLWERGPGHPEALVVRLGTADRAELASVPVTVSLREAGSLGLAGPRERLAGLARAAVAQLAALHSPAGLEIVLISTDRSRPLAERKADWGWLGWLPHLRPAHGQDCRLLLAYDREQAAARTDELVRRLDYGPLGTGWASADARSVDAAAQQYEGPRTVVVVDGDPGSAVLRETTARLASAGAAAGIHLLCLAETPAASALSPVDATYETACSASLAFRECGAVALLSGDVATALRLLRTAGGQPAGHGTLAAVDAVSAAWAERFGRALAPLRADGGIESAARQAAALPRSARLLDELGLARATPASLMARWASAADGKDPAAGADEPHRRDSASALPGARALAVLGAGPRGPLTVDLAAEGPHLLIEGPTGSGRTELLRAAAASLAAAARPDRLALILVDGSGGDGLLPCTELPHTSTHLVASDPVRMREFAQSLGAELKRRAELLGSIGFAEWHTQREVSERMVGQRTAPGGRRVSAQGAGRDEAAAWAGAGAARGGRRVSGAVQDTDRGENAWTGALRAEPGEAEAAARPGPAGTPRGEPEASEPAARPLYDQTADANSGPGGGRWARPGEQPGMTAPSGTGASPRGAAGTAPRVGAQARLGDIESADSGTLRLRVARGGDMVDGAWPLPRLVVIVDDFDALVAPALGSPGRPAAGSVVRALEAVARDGERLGVHLIAASARPDRTADTELAHIARLRVVLDPAPASPGPEDPSPGRGRLGHPDGRVTPFQGGRVTGRIPRTATLRPTVVPLEWERMGDPPARRPVRELGNGPTDLALLASALDRAARSVEAVPIPPLVC, encoded by the coding sequence ATGCAGATCCGGCTGACCGTCCTCGTGCCGCGAAGCGGCCAACCCTCTACTGAGGTGCGTTCCTGCGACGTGCTGGTGACCGCCCCCGCGGGGACGGCGCTGGCGGCCGTGGCCTCCGGCCTGGCCACCGCCGCGGCGGGCGCCGACGCGGGCGGATCGGGCGCCGTCGTGCTGTATGCGGGGCACCGGCGGCTCGACCTGCAGCGGTGCGCCCTGGGTGAGCCGCCGCTGGTGGACGGGGCGGTGCTCTCGCTCCAGGTGCCCGCGGAGGACGACGGGACGGGTGCGCACGGCGACGAGGGTGCGGCGCAGCTGCATGTGGTGGCCGGGCCCGACGCGGGCGGGGTGCATCTGCTGCACGGTGGGCAGATCCGTATCGGACGCTCGGCGGACGCTGACGTTCCGCTTGACGATCCCGATGTGTCGCGGCTGCATTGCGCGATCACCGTCGGTGACGACGGGCGGGTCACGGTCGCGGACCTGGGCTCGACGAACGGTACGACGCTGGACGGTGCGGCGGTCGGCGGGCGGCCTGTGCGGCTCGCGCCCGGGGCGCTGCTGCGGATCGGCGAATCGGCGCTGCGGATCGCTTCGGGCGCTGCCGGCACGGCAGTTGTGGTGCCGGACGGCGAGGGGCATCTGCGGTTCACGGGAGGCGGGGACGACGAGGAGCCGGGCGTGGATTCGGCCAGTTCCGCGTACGGCAGCGGTCCTGTCGACGGGACGTCGGCGTACGGCGCTGCGGCCGCCCCCCGCGATCCCGACCGCGCCCGCCGCGAGACACCTCCGCGCGGTACGCAGATGCCGCTGCGCGACGACGACATCGACGAGCACGCCAGGGCGGGCAGCGAGAGCGACGGGGACTACCGGGACGGCGAGAGCGCGCGTGGAAGCGGAACGGGGAGTGGAACCGGGAGCGGCAGGCGCGGCGGCATAGGAGCTTGGGCCCGGCGGCTGGCCGGGGGCCGTCCGGAGAGTGTGCGCGAGAGCCTGCCCGCCGAGCGGGCCGAGCCCGCAGGCCCCGGCGGGACCTTCGGGGCGTCCCCCGTGCGCGCCCCCGATTCCTGGCCCGATCCGGCCGCGCTGCTGCTGACCGCGCTCGGTCCCGGGGCGCGGCTGTGGGAGCGCGGGCCCGGGCACCCGGAGGCGCTGGTGGTGCGGCTCGGGACCGCCGACCGGGCCGAGCTCGCTTCCGTACCGGTGACGGTGTCGCTGCGCGAAGCCGGTTCGCTCGGGCTCGCGGGCCCGCGCGAGCGGCTGGCCGGACTTGCCCGGGCCGCCGTGGCGCAGCTCGCGGCGCTCCACTCCCCCGCCGGTCTGGAGATCGTGCTGATCAGTACGGACCGGAGCCGCCCCCTGGCCGAGCGCAAGGCCGACTGGGGCTGGCTCGGCTGGCTGCCGCATCTGCGGCCGGCGCACGGACAGGACTGCCGGCTGCTGCTCGCCTACGACCGCGAGCAGGCCGCCGCCCGTACGGACGAGCTCGTACGGCGCCTGGACTACGGCCCGTTGGGGACGGGATGGGCCTCCGCGGACGCCCGCAGCGTCGACGCGGCCGCCCAACAGTACGAGGGGCCGCGCACGGTCGTCGTCGTGGACGGGGATCCGGGCTCCGCCGTCCTGCGCGAGACCACCGCGCGCCTCGCCTCCGCCGGTGCGGCCGCCGGGATCCATCTGCTCTGCCTCGCCGAGACCCCGGCCGCGTCCGCGCTCTCGCCGGTCGACGCGACGTACGAGACGGCCTGCTCCGCCTCGCTCGCCTTCCGCGAGTGCGGGGCCGTCGCCCTGCTCAGCGGGGATGTGGCGACCGCGCTGCGGCTGCTGCGTACGGCGGGCGGGCAGCCCGCGGGACACGGCACGCTCGCCGCGGTGGACGCGGTGTCGGCCGCCTGGGCCGAGCGGTTCGGGCGGGCGCTGGCGCCGCTGCGGGCGGACGGCGGGATCGAGTCGGCGGCGCGGCAGGCCGCGGCGCTGCCCAGGTCGGCGCGGCTGCTCGACGAATTGGGGCTCGCGAGGGCCACCCCGGCCTCGCTGATGGCCCGTTGGGCCTCGGCGGCGGACGGCAAGGACCCGGCGGCAGGCGCGGACGAACCGCACCGCAGGGACAGCGCTTCCGCCCTTCCCGGGGCGCGCGCGCTGGCCGTGCTGGGGGCCGGACCGCGCGGCCCGCTCACCGTCGACCTGGCTGCGGAGGGACCGCATCTGCTCATCGAGGGCCCGACCGGCAGCGGCCGTACGGAACTGCTCCGCGCGGCGGCCGCCTCCCTGGCCGCAGCGGCACGCCCGGACCGGCTCGCGCTGATCCTGGTGGACGGCTCCGGCGGCGACGGCCTGCTCCCCTGTACGGAACTCCCGCACACCTCCACGCACTTGGTGGCGTCGGACCCGGTCCGGATGCGCGAGTTCGCCCAGTCGCTGGGCGCGGAACTGAAGCGCCGCGCGGAACTGCTCGGCTCGATCGGCTTCGCCGAATGGCACACGCAGCGCGAGGTGTCGGAGCGCATGGTGGGCCAGCGCACGGCCCCCGGCGGCAGGCGCGTCAGCGCACAGGGCGCGGGCCGCGACGAGGCGGCGGCCTGGGCCGGCGCGGGGGCGGCGCGCGGCGGCAGGCGCGTCAGCGGCGCGGTGCAGGACACGGACCGCGGCGAGAACGCCTGGACGGGCGCGCTGCGCGCGGAGCCGGGTGAGGCCGAAGCGGCCGCACGGCCGGGGCCCGCGGGCACGCCACGTGGCGAACCGGAGGCCTCCGAACCAGCCGCACGGCCGCTGTACGACCAGACGGCCGACGCCAACAGCGGCCCGGGCGGCGGGCGTTGGGCCCGGCCGGGCGAGCAGCCCGGCATGACCGCCCCCTCCGGCACCGGGGCGAGCCCCCGGGGTGCCGCCGGGACGGCCCCCCGCGTCGGGGCCCAGGCGCGGCTCGGGGACATAGAGTCCGCCGACTCCGGGACGCTGCGGCTTCGCGTCGCACGGGGCGGGGACATGGTCGACGGCGCCTGGCCGCTTCCCCGGCTCGTCGTGATCGTCGACGACTTCGACGCGCTCGTCGCCCCCGCCCTCGGCAGCCCCGGGCGGCCCGCCGCCGGGTCCGTCGTCCGGGCGCTGGAAGCCGTGGCCCGGGACGGGGAGCGGCTCGGGGTGCATCTGATCGCCGCCTCCGCCCGGCCGGACCGCACCGCCGACACCGAGCTCGCCCACATCGCCCGGCTGCGGGTGGTCCTCGACCCCGCCCCCGCCTCTCCCGGACCGGAAGACCCCAGTCCCGGGCGCGGGCGGCTCGGGCATCCCGACGGGAGGGTCACGCCGTTCCAGGGCGGGCGCGTCACCGGGCGCATCCCGCGCACGGCCACCCTGCGCCCCACCGTCGTACCGCTGGAGTGGGAGCGGATGGGCGATCCGCCGGCCCGCCGCCCCGTCCGTGAGCTGGGCAACGGACCCACCGACCTGGCCCTGTTGGCCAGTGCCCTCGACCGGGCGGCACGGTCCGTGGAGGCCGTCCCGATACCGCCGCTCGTCTGCTGA
- a CDS encoding bifunctional glycosyltransferase/CDP-glycerol:glycerophosphate glycerophosphotransferase has translation MPRFSVIVPAYKVQAYLQECLDSVLTQSFEDLELIAVDDCSPDACGAIIDEYAARDRRVTAVHLPENQGLGRARNAALARATGEYVLFLDSDDTLTPGALQAITDRLKETGGPDVLVYDYARTYWSGEAVRNERASQLTEEGPDTFRLSDRPGLLKVLMVVWNKAYRREFIESRRMTFPPGYYEDTPWTYPVLMSAGSLTTLDRVCVHYRQRRLGNILSTTSRKHFDLFDQYDRVFAFIDSRPELASWRPVIFRRMIDHFTTVFTKRDRLPRGSRAEFFRRARAHYARYRTPGATPRPTTRARHTMVRLGAHRTYGTLFRALAVRRRAQRLLSTAHRTTRAALLQLHYRAQLRLPVRKNTAVFAAYWNGGYACNPAAVEAKVRELAPHIRTAWITAPAHRHTVPLATRRLTPGTFAYWTALARSKYLVNNVNFDRRLVKRPSQILLQTHHGTPLKSMGLDLKRHPAASHGMNFHDLLANTDKWDFTLSANRHSTLVWERAYPSRYTTLEYGYPRNDRFQSATSYDVSRIRESLSIPEGFTALLYAPTHRDYVSGQRRTLDLERLARALGPRCVILTRAHYSYEAPLATTPLPRVIDVSAHPSVEDLCLASDALITDYSSLMFDYATLDRPIVLHIDDWEAYEASRGTYFDIRDAPPGALARTEDELIDIFTTDHWRGSRSAQLRSAFRARFCTYDDGRAAERVVRHVFLGETPGLPVPLPLESRTPAPAPQHFPRTAAATAGYIPSNTLS, from the coding sequence ATGCCCCGGTTCAGCGTGATCGTCCCCGCCTACAAGGTCCAGGCCTACCTCCAGGAGTGCCTGGACTCGGTCCTCACCCAGAGCTTCGAAGACCTCGAACTCATCGCGGTGGACGACTGCTCACCGGACGCATGCGGCGCGATCATCGACGAGTACGCGGCCCGCGACCGCCGCGTCACCGCCGTCCACCTCCCGGAGAACCAGGGCCTGGGCCGCGCCCGCAACGCCGCCCTCGCCCGCGCCACCGGCGAGTACGTCCTCTTCCTGGACAGCGACGACACCCTCACCCCCGGCGCGCTCCAGGCGATCACCGACCGCCTCAAGGAGACCGGCGGCCCCGACGTCCTGGTCTACGACTACGCGCGCACCTACTGGTCGGGCGAGGCCGTACGCAACGAACGCGCGTCCCAGCTCACCGAGGAGGGCCCGGACACCTTCCGCCTCTCCGACCGCCCCGGCCTCCTCAAGGTCCTCATGGTGGTCTGGAACAAGGCGTACCGCCGCGAGTTCATCGAGAGCCGGCGCATGACCTTCCCGCCCGGCTACTACGAGGACACCCCCTGGACCTACCCGGTCCTGATGTCCGCGGGCTCCCTCACCACGCTCGACCGCGTCTGCGTCCACTACCGCCAGCGGCGCCTGGGCAACATCCTCTCCACCACGAGCCGCAAGCACTTCGACCTCTTCGACCAGTACGACCGGGTCTTCGCGTTCATCGACTCCCGCCCGGAGCTGGCGAGTTGGCGCCCGGTGATCTTCCGCCGGATGATCGACCACTTCACCACCGTCTTCACCAAGCGCGACCGCCTCCCCCGCGGCAGCCGCGCCGAGTTCTTCCGCCGCGCCCGCGCCCACTACGCCCGCTACCGCACCCCGGGCGCGACCCCCCGCCCCACCACACGCGCCCGCCACACCATGGTCCGCCTCGGCGCGCACCGCACGTACGGCACCCTCTTCAGGGCCCTGGCCGTACGCCGCCGGGCGCAGCGCCTGCTCTCCACCGCCCACCGCACCACCCGCGCAGCGCTCCTCCAGCTCCACTACCGCGCCCAACTCCGCCTGCCCGTACGGAAGAACACGGCCGTCTTCGCCGCGTACTGGAACGGCGGCTACGCCTGCAACCCGGCCGCCGTGGAGGCCAAGGTCCGCGAGCTCGCCCCCCACATCCGCACCGCGTGGATCACGGCCCCCGCCCACCGCCACACGGTCCCGCTCGCCACCCGCCGCCTCACGCCCGGCACCTTCGCGTACTGGACGGCGCTCGCCCGCTCCAAGTACCTCGTGAACAACGTCAACTTCGACCGCCGCCTGGTCAAGCGCCCCTCCCAGATCCTCCTCCAGACCCACCACGGCACCCCCCTCAAGTCGATGGGCCTGGACCTGAAGCGCCACCCGGCGGCCTCGCACGGCATGAACTTCCACGACCTCCTCGCCAACACCGACAAGTGGGACTTCACGCTCTCCGCCAACCGCCACTCCACGCTGGTCTGGGAGCGCGCGTACCCCTCGCGCTACACCACGCTCGAGTACGGCTATCCGCGCAACGACCGCTTCCAGAGCGCCACTTCGTACGACGTCTCCCGCATCCGCGAGTCGCTCTCCATCCCCGAGGGCTTCACCGCGCTCCTGTACGCACCCACCCACCGCGACTACGTCTCCGGCCAGCGCCGCACCCTCGACCTGGAGCGCCTGGCCCGCGCGCTCGGCCCGCGCTGCGTGATCCTCACCCGCGCCCACTACTCGTACGAGGCACCCCTCGCCACCACTCCCCTCCCCCGCGTCATCGACGTCTCCGCCCACCCCTCCGTCGAGGACCTCTGCCTCGCCTCGGACGCGCTGATCACCGACTACTCCTCGCTGATGTTCGACTACGCGACCCTCGACCGCCCGATCGTCCTGCACATCGACGACTGGGAGGCCTACGAGGCGTCCCGCGGCACGTACTTCGACATCCGCGACGCTCCCCCCGGTGCCCTCGCCCGCACCGAGGACGAGCTGATCGACATCTTCACCACCGACCACTGGCGCGGCTCGCGCTCCGCCCAGCTGCGCTCCGCGTTCCGTGCGCGCTTCTGCACGTACGACGACGGGCGCGCGGCCGAGCGCGTGGTGCGCCACGTCTTCCTCGGCGAGACGCCGGGCCTCCCCGTACCCCTCCCCCTGGAGAGCCGCACCCCGGCGCCCGCGCCCCAGCACTTCCCCCGTACGGCGGCCGCCACCGCCGGCTACATCCCCTCCAACACCCTCAGCTGA